A window of Microbispora hainanensis genomic DNA:
CAGGACCGGGGCGGGCCGTGCGCCCGCCCCGGTGCCCCCCGCAGGTCACTCGTCATGACGGCGACCCGGGTCATCCTGCACGACCTCGGCGTACGCCGGGATCGCGCGGAGTGGATCGTCGGACGGGTGGAGACCGGGGACGTCATCGCCGTGCCCGAGCAGGGCATGCGGGTCATCCGCCTGTTCCAGGAGGGGGCCACGGTCCCCGAGGTGGAGCGCCGGCTCGGCGCGGAGACCGGGACCCGGATCAACGTGGGCGGCTTCGTCGACGGCCTGGTGCGAGCGGGCCTGGTGGCGGCGGTGGACGGCCACCCCGTTCCCGCGCCCGCTCCCCCGCCGCCCACCTTTCCGCGGCTGCTGCCCCGCCACGTGCGGTGGACGCTCGATCCGGTGCTGCACGCCGCCCTGGCGGCCGTGATCCTGGCCGGTGTGGTGGTGGCGCTGCTGCGGCCGGGCGTGATGCCCGGCTGGCGGGACCTGCTCTGGAGCGACCACGGGACGCTGGTCCTGCTGGGGCAAACGGCGGCCGGCTGGCTGCTGATCCTCCTGCACGAGCTGGCCCATCTGTGCACGGCTCGCGCCGCCGGCGTGCCGGGGCGCATCAGGTTCGGCACCCGTCTGCAGTTCCTCACGGCGCAGACCGAGGTGTCGGGCATCTGGCTGGCGGAGCGCCGGGTCCGGCTGACGGTCTACCTCTCGGGCATGGCGCTGGACGCCGCCCTGTGCGCGGTCTGTCTCCTGCTGACCGCGACGACGGGGCCGCACCCGGCCCTGTCGGTCGTCGCCCTGACGGCGCTGGTCATGCTGTCGGCGCAGTTCCTGGTGTTCATGCGCACCGACCTCTACTTCGTCCTGCAGGACGTGACGGGCTGCCGGAACCTGTACGGCGACTCCGTCGCGTACGCCGCGCACGTGTGCCGCCGGGTCCTGCTGCGCCGGTCGGCCGATCCGCTCGCCCGGCTGCCCAGGGCCGAGGGCCGGTGGGTCCGGGCGTACACCGCACTGCTCGTCGCCGGGACCGCGCTGTGCCTCTGGCTCGCCGCGGCGGTGACGGTCCCGGCGACCCTGGGCCTGCTCGCCGGTGCCGTGCGCGCACTTCTCGACCCGCCCGGCTGGGTGGCCGCGGCGGACGGCGTGGTCACGGTGCTGGTCGTCACCGGGTTCCACGTCCTCTGGGCCACGACGTGGTGGCGCAGGCACGGCCCGAAGGCGCGCCGTGCCGCCGGATTGCTGAGGAGGAACCGTGATCCCGAGCGAGGTGTTCGATGACGTCAGGGCCGCCGACGGCGAGTTCCTGGGGTTGGCGGCCTACCAGGCGGAGTTCGAGGAGGTCTACCGCGACGCGTCGGAGGTGGTGTGGAAGCTGGAGCGCGCCCAGCACTTCCACGAGCCGGCCGTGCCGAGCTGGCGGGCCGCCGACGCGGGCGACTGGGCGAAGGCCGTCGAGCTCATCGAGGAGATGCGGGCCCCGCTGACCGCGATGTACCGCGAGCGGGCCCCGTTCCGGCGGCTGCGTGTCGTCGAGCTGCCCCTCACTCCCTACCTGCGGTGGGAGGCGCAGATCTTCGCCGTACGGGTGGCGGCGGGCGAGGAGATCAGAGTGATCGGAGCGGCGGCGGTCGCCCCCCTGGAGACCCGGGCGCCGCTGCCCGAGCTGGTGGTCTTCGGCCCGAGCCTGCTGTACGAGGTCCGCTACGACGAGATCGGGGCCGCCGTCGGGGCCCGCCGGATCACCGACACCGCGGTCGTCGCCCCCTGCCTGTCCGCCCTGGCCTCCCTGTACGGCGAGGGCGAGGACCTGATGCCGTTCTTCGAACGCGAGGTGGCCCCGCTGCCGCCCCCGCTCGATCTGTCGGAGAAGTCCGCGGAGATTGGGCCTTGACCCTGAATCGGCAGCGGCCAACGATCGACGTGTCGCCCTCGGGGGAGAGTTTGCGGCCACGCCGACGAACGGGAGGGTGAGATGAAGCCGGCCGAGCCAGAACCCGAGGTGGTGCAGGAGACCGAAGGAACGGCGAGGACGAGGCAGATCACGATCAGGCTGCTGGACGCGGCGGAGACGGCCGTGTGCAGCAACTCGACGGGGAACTGACTGACCAGACGTCCGCGGAAGATCCAAGCGCGCCAGTTTCCAGATCCGGGCCGGGGCCTGGCGCGCTCCGACCAGCGATTCGGCTTCTGGCCGAAGGAGACTTCATGCCCGGAGAAGCGTTCGAGCACGTCAGACAGGCCGCGGGAGAGGTGCTTCCCGTGGTGGAGTACCGGACCGAGCTCTACGACCACCTGCGCCGGATGGAGGGTGTCGTATGGAAGCTGGAACGCGCCCAGCACTTCCACGAGCCCGACACCCCGAGCTGGGTCGCCATGATGAGCGGTGACTGGGACCGGTCGCTCTCGCTGATGGCCGAGATGCGCTTCGCCGACGACCTGCCGCCCCGGGCGGAGCTGCGCCGGCTGCGGATCGTCGAGATGCCGCCGACGCCCTACCTGCAGTGGGAGATCGTGCTGCTCGCGGCGCGCACGCGGGCGGGCGAGCGGGCGCGGGCGCTGCACGCCCGGTCCGTACGCCGCCTGGAGACCCGCGCTCCGCTGCCCGAGCTGCTGATCGTCGACAGGGACCTGATGTACGAGATCCTCTACGACGAGATCGGCGCCCATGTGGGCGGGCGGCGGATCACCGACACCCGGGTGGTCGGGGACTGCACGCGAGCCGTCGCGGAGCTGTACGCCGGCGCCGAGGACATGGTGGCCTTCCACGACCGCGAGGTGGCACGGCTGCCGCCGCCGGGCACCGGGCGGATCCTGTCCCGCCCCGGCCACCCGTGAGGCGCGCCCGGCCGCGCCGGCGGGACAGGTGACGGCGGGGCAGGGACGGCAGGCAGGGGACGGCAGGCAGGGGACGGCAGGACGAAGCGACGACGGGGGCGGCAGGGCAGGTGACGGTCGCCGGGCCGGGGGACGGAGCATGGTGAGCGGGCGGGGCAGGACTCAGGCCCCGTCCCGCCCGTGCTCCTCCAGCGCCGTGCGCAGCGTGGCGAGCGTGGCGGCGGTCCGGGCGAGCTCGGCGGGCGGGACGGCGGCGGTGCGGGCGGCCAGCTCGTCCCGCAGGGTCGGGCGGGCCGCGGCCAGGAGCCGGGAGCCCTCCGGCGTGAGGCTGAGGACGGATGACCGCCGGTCGTCCGGATGCGCCGTGCGCACGCACAGGCCCGCGCTTTCGAGCCGGTCGACGGCCTTGCTCACGGCTCCGACCGTGATCCCCACCTCGCGCACGATGTCGAGCACCCGGCAGCCGGGACGGCCTTCGATGATGTCCAGGAACTCGAACTGCCCCAGGCCGATGCCGTGCTCGGCGCGCAGCCGGTCGCTCACCGTGTTGTACAGCCGGGTCTCGACGCGGACGAGATCGGTGAACAGGCGAGTGATGTCGGTCACATCCGCCGAACATCTCGATTCCAAGGAATCATCTTCTTGGGAATCGGGTTTACGATCACACGTGCATTCCACGGAATGCATCCTTTCACCATCGACTCCCCGGAGGTTCTGATGACCCGCAAGCAGCGCGAGGCCGTCGACGCCCTGCACCGCAACGCCCCCGTCCACCCGAACCCGACCCTGGAGGAGCAGCGCGCCGGATTCGCCCTCGCCCTGACCCGGCCCGTGCCCGACGACGTCACGGTGCGGGAGACCGAGCTCGGCGGCCGTCCCGCGCTCGACCTGGCCCCGGCCGCCGGCGCCGGGCGCGGGCGGCTGCTCCACTTCCACGGCGGCGGCTACATCCTGGGATCGCCCGGCACGCACGCCGGGTTCACCGCCCAGTTGGTACGCCGTGCGGGGTTGCGGGCGACGTCCGTCGACTATCGGCTGGCCCCCGAGCACCCCTTCCCCGCCGCGGTCGAGGACGGCCTGGCCGCCTATCGGGCACTGCTCGACGAAGGCGTACGGCCGGAGGAACTGGTGCTGGCCGGTGACTCGGCGGGTGGCGGGCTGGTCGTCGCGACCCTGGTCGCGGCCCGCGACGCCGGTCTGCCGCAGCCCGCGGGCGCCGTCCTCTTCTCCCCCTGGACCGACCTGACCCTCAGCGGGGAGAGCATGCACACGAAGAAGGACGCCGACCCGATCTTCGTGCCGGAGGCGCTCCAGGCGTTCGCCACCCCCTACCTGGCCGGCCAGGACGCCACCCAGCCGCTGGCCAGCCCCGTCTTCGCCGACCTCCGGGGCCTGCCTCCGCTGCTGGTGCAGGCCGGCTCGAACGAGCTCCTGCTGGACGACTCCGTCCGGCTCGCGGGGCGTGCGGCCGCCGACGAGGTGGAGGTCACGCTGCGGGTCTGGCCGCAGGTGCCGCACGTCTTCCAGAACCACTTCGGCCACCTCGACGAGGCCGACGAGGCGCTCGACGAGGCCGCCGGCTTCCTGGCCGCCAAGGTACGGATCGGGCGCGAGGCATAGAAACGCGAGGCCCAGAAACGCGAGGCCCAGAAATCCGGCACGCGGCACAGGGATCGGGCACGGAGCGGAGGGGTGCACCGGCCTCGGGGCGGAAAGGCCCCACGAGCGGGCCGCCCCCGACCGCGGCGGTCAGGCCCGTCACACCGATGGCGGGCACAGGTGGTCGAGCCCGTCGAGCCCGTCAGACCGGCAGGCACAGGCCGTGGAGCCCGTCAGGCCGGCGGGCGCAGGCGGGCCATCTCGGCGGCGATGGCCTCCAGCCTCCAGTGGGCGTTCAGCCCGCTGGGGTTGGGCAGCACCCACAGCGCCGCCCCGCCGACCGTCTCCTCCTGCGGGCCGATCCGGGCGGCGGGGCGCGCGAAGGCGACCCGGTAGGCCGACACCCCCGCTATCGCCAGGACGCGGGGGCGGACCTCCGCGACCAGCCGCTCGAGCCGGGCGCCGCCCTCGCGGAGCTCGTCGGGGGTCAGCTCGTCGGCCCGTGCGGTCGCCCGGGCCACGATGTTGGTGATGCCGAGCCCGTACGACGGGAGCAGGTGCTGCTCGGACGGCGCGAGCCTGCGTGGCACGAGCCCGGACAGGTGCAGCGCGGGCCAGAACCGGTTGCCCGGCCGCGCGAAGTGGTGACCGGTCGCGGCCGAGTAGAGGCCGGGGTTGATCCCGCAGAACAGCACGTCGAGCCCGGGGCCGAGCACGTCGTCGATCGTCGCGTTCTGCGCCGCCTCCAGGTCGGCTTTCGTGGGGGCCATGCGGTGATGCTAGCCGCGCGGGACGACCGTGCCCGCCCCGCCGACGGCGCTCGCGGGGACGCTCTCGTCGCCGGTCAGACGGCGAAAAGCAGGGCGGCGCTGACCAGGATGACCACGGCGGTCGCGAAGTGGATGCCGAACGCGACCGCCCGGCTGCCGCCGTTGCGCAGCACGATCAACGTGTCGCCCAGGGGCAGCAGGGCGACGACCAGCATGAACCATGCCTCGGCGCGGGCGCCGCCGAAGGCCAGCAGGGCCAGGCCCAGCAGGCCGTAGGTCCCGTCGCGCAGGCCCTTGATCGTCAGATAGGCGCCGTCGCCGTCCTTCTTGGCCGGGACGCCGTAGCCCGCGGCCGCCGCCTGGGGCACGAGCAGGAAGCGGGCACCGATGTACACGACGAACAGGTTGAGGACGACGGCGAGGCCGTACGCGATGGGGGTGAGCATGTCTCTCTCCGGGATCTAGCAGCGCTAGGAACAAAATCGACGCTAGCAGAGCAGTGCCATATTCGCTAGCGCTGCTAGAGTTCGGAGCATGTCCATCCAGTCACGCAAGGAGCGCGAGCGCGCCGAGCGCGAGAAGCTGATCATCAGGGCGGCCCGCGAACTGGCCGAGGCCGAGGGATGGGATGCGGTGACGACCCGGCGGCTGGCCGAGCGGGTCGAATACAGCCAGCCGGTGCTCTACAGCCACTTCAAGGGCAAGGACGCGATCATGGCGGCCGTCGCCGTGGAGGGCTGCGCCGACCTGGCCGTGGAGCTGCGCGCGGCCCGGACCGCGGCGGCGGACGCCCACCGTGCCATCGCCGACGTCGGCGCGGCCTACGTCGCCTTCGCCGACCGGCACCCGGCGCTCTACGACGTGATGTTCAACCAGATCGTCGCCCTGCCGTGGGCCGCTCCCGAGGCCCCGCCCGCCCTGCAGGCGGCCTTCGGCGAGCTGGCCGAGGCCGTACGCCCGCACGCCCGCGGCGACGACCTGGGCGCGCTGACCGAGACCTTCTGGGCCGGCCTGCACGGCCTGGTGACCCTCATGCGGGGCGGCCGGCTCCCGCGCGAGCTCCACGAGCGCAGGCTCGCGCTGTTCCTGTCCCGGTTCACCGGCTGAGCCCGGCGGAAGCCCAGGCGGAAGCCCGGGGACCGGCGGAACATCGGGCCGATAGAGAGTCCGGGCTCAGCGGAAACCACGTCCAGCGGAGGGGCCCGGGGCTCAGGCGAAGGGCCGCGCTATCTCGTCGAGGGCCTGCTCCATGATCTGGGAGAGCGGGCGGGCCTCCTGCTCCTCGATCCAGATGTTGGTCGCGATGCGCAACGCGACGAGGAATGCGGCGGCCATGATGCGGCGCTTGAGGTCGGCGCCCGGCTCTCCCGATCCCTCTCGGTCGGAGATCGCCTGCACAAGTTCCCGTTCCAGCTCGGCATGGTTGGCGAGCTGCCGGGCGAGCAGGGCCGGATGGCGCCTGGCCAGCGAGGTGCGCACCGCCCACTCCCTCTCGGGCTCGCCCACGTCCTCCAGCTCGTCGCGTACGGCGCCGCGCAGCGCCTGCCAGCCCGACTCCTCCGCCGGCCGTTCGCGAACCGCCCGCACCAGGGACCGGATGCGCTGCTCCTCGCCGTACAGGAGGGCGTCTTCCTTGTTGCCGAAGTAGTTGGAGAAGGTGCGGCGCGAGACGTTGGCGGCCTCCACGATGTCGTCGACGGTGACGTGGTCGAGCCCGCGTTCCACCGCGAGCCGCATCGTGGCCTTGTGGATCGCCTGCCGTGTCTCGGCCTTCTTCCGTTCGCGCAGCCCCGCCGTCGTCTCCATCGTGGGCCAAGCTTAGCCGCCAAAATATTGCCCACCAGGCAAAGTTGCCCAGTGGGCATGTAATCTTGAGGCAGTTGTCCTCACCCATCCGATTGGAGGCTGCGCGTGAGCGCACCCACGCTGCCGGAGACGGGGGCCAAGAGCCACCGGCAGATACTCGAAGCGCTGAGCGGCCTGCTCCTCGTCCTGTTCCTGGCGATGATCAGCAGCACGGTCGTGTCGGTCTCGCTGCCGCAGATCATCGGCTCGCTGAACGGCACCCAGTCGCAGTACACCTGGGTGGTCACGGCGGCCCTGCTCACCACGACCGCCTCGACCCCCATCTGGGGCAAGCTCGCCGACCTGTTCAGCAAGAAGCTGCTGCTCGAGATCGCCATCGGCATCTTCCTCGTCGCCTCGCTGGCCTGTGGCTTCGCCCAGAACACGGCGATGCTCATCGCCTTCCGCGCGGTTCAGGGCCTGGGCATGGGCGCACTGCAGATCCTCGTCCAGGTGATCATCGCCGCGATGATCAGCCCGAAGGAGCGGGGCAAGTACAACGGCTACCTCGGCGCGGTCATGGCCGTGGCCACGGTCGGCGGGCCGCTGCTGGGCGGCCTGATCACCGACACGTCCTGGCTGGGCTGGCGGTGGTGCTTCTTCCTGCCGATCCCGTTCACCGCGATCGCGCTGATCGTCCTGCACCGCACGCTCGACATCGTCTCGGTCCGCCGTCCCGGCACCTCGGTCGACTACCCCGGCGCGCTGCTCATCGCCGCAGGCGTGAGCGTCCTGCTCGTCTGGGTCACCTTCGTCGGCAACTCCTTCGACTGGATCTCCTGGCAGACCTTCGCCATGGTCGGCGCGTCGGTCGTGCTGCTGGGCGTCGCCGTCTGGGTGGAGTCGGTGGTCCGCGAGCCGGTCGTCCCGCTGCACGTCGTACGGCGGCGCACCCCGGCCCTCGCGATCCTCGCCAGCCTGGCCGTCGGCATGGCGATGTTCGGCGGTGCGGTCTTCCTGGGCCAGTACTTCCAGATCGGCCGCGGCTACAGCCCCACCGAGGCGGGCCTGCTCACCATTCCGTTGATGTTCGGCGTGCTCGTGTCGTCCACGATCTCGGGCCGGATGGTGTCACGCAGCGGACGTGTCAAGCCGTACATCCTCGCCGGCTCGATCGTGCTCGCGCTCGGTTTCGCGGCCCTGTCGATGGTCGACCACGAGACCTCGCTGGTCGTCGTCGGCGCGGGGATGCTGGTGGTCGGCGCCGGCGTCGGCATGTCCATGCAGAACCTCGTCCTGGCCGTGCAGAACACCGTGCCGCTGCGCGAGCTGGGCGCCGCGAGCGGCGCGATCACGTTCTTCCGCTCGCTGGGCGGCACGATCGGCGTCTCGGTCCTCGGCGCGGTGCTGGCGAACCAGGTCACCGAGAACATCACCACGGGCCTGGCCAAGGCCGGCGTCCCGGTGCCGGCGGGCCAGAGCAGCGGCGGCGCCAGCCTCAACATGGGGGCGCTGCCCGAGCCGATCCGCACCATCGTGCGCGCCGCATACGGCGACGCCACCGGCCACATCTTCCTGATCTCGGCCTGCATCGCGGTCGTCGGCATCCTCGCCGTGCTGTTCCTCCCGCAGGTACGGCTGCGCGACAGCGTGGACCTGGCCGAGCCGGCCGCCCCCGGAGCGGACGCGCCCGCCGCGGCCGAGTCCCGCTGAGCCTGATCCCTCACCTGAACCCGGCCCCCGGGTACGGATCCCGAGCGTGGGCGGGAAGCCGTGCCGGGGGGCCGTCCCGTCTCACAGGCGGGGATCGACCGGCTCGGACTCCAGCGCGAGCACGGCGAAGACCGCCTCGTGGATCCGCCACAGCGGCTCGCCCTCGGCCAGGCGCGTCAGCGCCTCCAGGCCGAGCGCGTGCTCCCGCAGCGCCAGCGACCGCTTCCTGCCGGTGAACCTGCGCCGCAGCACGCCGAGCGACTCGGTGTAGTCGGGGCCGTAGATGATCCGCAGGTATTCCCGGCCCCGCACCTTCACGCCCGGCTGCACCCGTCCCTCCTGGTGGGCGGCGGGCTTGACCACCATGCCCTCGCCCCCGGCCTCGGTCAGCGCCGTCCACCACGCGACCGCCGCCTCCCGCTCCTCGGGCGAGTCGAGGGAGACGAAGAGGTGGCGGGTCGGCGTGACGAGCGGCGAGTCCATCAGGCCGAGCGTCTTCAGGTGCCACTCGTGCGGCTCCGCCGCCGCCGTCGCCCGGCCCTCGCAGGCGAGGATCTGGAACGGCGCGAGCCGTACGCCGTCGAGGCCCGAGACCGGCCAGCAGTATCGGGCATAGGCGTCACGGAACCGGGCAGCGTTGCGGGCACGGCGGCGGGTGCGGTCGAGCAGAGCGCCTACGTCCAGGCCACGTCCCGCCGCCATCTCCAGCGCCGCGACCGCCTCGGGCAGCGCCACCCGGGCCGCCGCGCCCACCGAGGCGTACTGGTCGCGGATCAGTCCCTCCGCCTTGGCCGACCACGGCAGCAGCTCGCAGTCGAGCACCACCCAGTCGGTCTCCAGCTCATCCCAGAGTGGCGCGGCCGCCTCGCGCAGCCGGTCGACCAGCTCCTGCATGTGCTCGTCGAAGAAGGGCCGCCCGGTGCGGGTGTAGACGCTGCCCGTGCTGCCGTCGGCGACGCCGAAGCGGCGGGCCGCCGCCTCCGGCGTCCGTGCCAGCACGGCGATCGCGCGCGAGCCCATGTGCTTCTCCTCGCACACCACCCGGGTCACCCCCGCCCGCGCGAACTCGTCGAACGCCTCGGCCGGGTGCTCCAGGTAGCCGTCCAGCGCCGAGGTCTCCGGCGGGGCCATGGTCGGCGGCAGGTAGACCAGCCAGCGGGGGTCCACGGCGAACCGGCTCATGATCTCCAGCGCGGCGCGGGAGTTCTCCTCCGCGACCTTGATCCGGCCGCCGAACCGCGTCTCCACGAAGCGGGTGCCGTCCACGTCGCCGATGTCCAGCACGCCGGGGTCGCGGGCGGGCGTGGCGGCGGCCAGCGGACGCACCGGCTCATACCAGACCTTCTCGGCCGGCACCGAAACGAGCTCGCGCTCGGGATAGCGCAGGGCGGTCAGCCGCCCGCCGAAGACCACGCCGGTGTCGAGGCAGATGGTGTTGTTGACCCACTCCGGCTCGGGCACCGGAGTGTGCCCGTAGACGACCATGGCCCGGCCCCGGTAGTCGTTCGCCCAGGGATAGCGCACCGGCAGGCCGTACTCGTCGGTCTCCCCCGTCGTGTCGCCGTACAGGGCGAACGCCCGCACCCGCCCGGAGGCCCGCCCGTGGTAGGCCTCCTTGAGCCCGGCGTGCGCGACCACCAGCCTGCCGCCGTCGAGGCGATAGTGGCTGATGAGACCGTCCATGAACGTCCTGGCCGCCGCGCGGAACTCCTCCGGCTCGGCGGCGAGCTGCTCAAGCGACCGCTCCAGGCCGTGGGCGACCCGCACCTTGCGGCCGTCGAGGGCCCGCACCAGCTTCTGCTCGTGGTTGCCCGCCACGCACAGCGCGGTGCCCGCCTCGACCATGCCCATGACCAGCCGCAGCACGCCCGGCGTGTCCGGGCCGCGGTCGACCAGGTCGCCGACGAAGACCGCCGTACGCCCCTCGGGGTGGACGGCGCCGTCCGGCCCGACCTGCCAGCCCAGCCTGATCAGCAGGGACTCCAGCTCCGCCCGGCAGCCGTGCACGTCGCCGATGATGTCGAACGGCCCGGTGAGGTGGGTCCTGTCGGTCCACGCCTTCTCGTACGTGATGGTCACGTCGTCGATCTCGTCGCCGCGCAGGACGTGGACCCGGCGGAAGCCGTCCCTGGAGATCTTGCCGAGCGACCGGCGCAGCTCCTTGCGCTGCCGGCTGATCACGTGAGGGCCGAACGCCCGGTCGGGACGGGCCGCGTTGCGGGCGCGCGCCACCTCCTCCGGCACGTCGAGCACGATCGCGTCGGCGAGCACGTCGTGGGATCTGGCCAGCTCGATGAGCTTCTTGCGGGCCTCCCACTGCACGTTGGTCGCGTCCACCACCGTGAGCAGGCCACGGCGCAGGCGGATGCCCACGATGTGGTGGAGCAGCTCGAACGCCTCGGGCGTGGCCGTCTGGTCGTTCTCGTCGTCGGAGACGAGGCCCCGGCAGAAGTCGGACGAGACGACCTGTGTGGGCGCGAAGTGCCGGGCCGCGAACGTCGACTTGCCGCTCCCGGAGATGCCCACGAGCACCACCAGCGACAGCTCCGGCACGCTGATCTCGGTCACGGCCGCTCATCCCTCCTGCTGAAGACCGCCATCTGGGTGGGC
This region includes:
- a CDS encoding DUF6879 family protein — encoded protein: MIPSEVFDDVRAADGEFLGLAAYQAEFEEVYRDASEVVWKLERAQHFHEPAVPSWRAADAGDWAKAVELIEEMRAPLTAMYRERAPFRRLRVVELPLTPYLRWEAQIFAVRVAAGEEIRVIGAAAVAPLETRAPLPELVVFGPSLLYEVRYDEIGAAVGARRITDTAVVAPCLSALASLYGEGEDLMPFFEREVAPLPPPLDLSEKSAEIGP
- a CDS encoding DUF6879 family protein, with protein sequence MPGEAFEHVRQAAGEVLPVVEYRTELYDHLRRMEGVVWKLERAQHFHEPDTPSWVAMMSGDWDRSLSLMAEMRFADDLPPRAELRRLRIVEMPPTPYLQWEIVLLAARTRAGERARALHARSVRRLETRAPLPELLIVDRDLMYEILYDEIGAHVGGRRITDTRVVGDCTRAVAELYAGAEDMVAFHDREVARLPPPGTGRILSRPGHP
- a CDS encoding MarR family winged helix-turn-helix transcriptional regulator, with product MTDITRLFTDLVRVETRLYNTVSDRLRAEHGIGLGQFEFLDIIEGRPGCRVLDIVREVGITVGAVSKAVDRLESAGLCVRTAHPDDRRSSVLSLTPEGSRLLAAARPTLRDELAARTAAVPPAELARTAATLATLRTALEEHGRDGA
- a CDS encoding alpha/beta hydrolase, which encodes MHPFTIDSPEVLMTRKQREAVDALHRNAPVHPNPTLEEQRAGFALALTRPVPDDVTVRETELGGRPALDLAPAAGAGRGRLLHFHGGGYILGSPGTHAGFTAQLVRRAGLRATSVDYRLAPEHPFPAAVEDGLAAYRALLDEGVRPEELVLAGDSAGGGLVVATLVAARDAGLPQPAGAVLFSPWTDLTLSGESMHTKKDADPIFVPEALQAFATPYLAGQDATQPLASPVFADLRGLPPLLVQAGSNELLLDDSVRLAGRAAADEVEVTLRVWPQVPHVFQNHFGHLDEADEALDEAAGFLAAKVRIGREA
- the mug gene encoding G/U mismatch-specific DNA glycosylase, which codes for MAPTKADLEAAQNATIDDVLGPGLDVLFCGINPGLYSAATGHHFARPGNRFWPALHLSGLVPRRLAPSEQHLLPSYGLGITNIVARATARADELTPDELREGGARLERLVAEVRPRVLAIAGVSAYRVAFARPAARIGPQEETVGGAALWVLPNPSGLNAHWRLEAIAAEMARLRPPA
- a CDS encoding DUF4267 domain-containing protein → MLTPIAYGLAVVLNLFVVYIGARFLLVPQAAAAGYGVPAKKDGDGAYLTIKGLRDGTYGLLGLALLAFGGARAEAWFMLVVALLPLGDTLIVLRNGGSRAVAFGIHFATAVVILVSAALLFAV
- a CDS encoding TetR/AcrR family transcriptional regulator, giving the protein MSIQSRKERERAEREKLIIRAARELAEAEGWDAVTTRRLAERVEYSQPVLYSHFKGKDAIMAAVAVEGCADLAVELRAARTAAADAHRAIADVGAAYVAFADRHPALYDVMFNQIVALPWAAPEAPPALQAAFGELAEAVRPHARGDDLGALTETFWAGLHGLVTLMRGGRLPRELHERRLALFLSRFTG
- a CDS encoding TetR/AcrR family transcriptional regulator, translated to METTAGLRERKKAETRQAIHKATMRLAVERGLDHVTVDDIVEAANVSRRTFSNYFGNKEDALLYGEEQRIRSLVRAVRERPAEESGWQALRGAVRDELEDVGEPEREWAVRTSLARRHPALLARQLANHAELERELVQAISDREGSGEPGADLKRRIMAAAFLVALRIATNIWIEEQEARPLSQIMEQALDEIARPFA
- a CDS encoding MDR family MFS transporter is translated as MISSTVVSVSLPQIIGSLNGTQSQYTWVVTAALLTTTASTPIWGKLADLFSKKLLLEIAIGIFLVASLACGFAQNTAMLIAFRAVQGLGMGALQILVQVIIAAMISPKERGKYNGYLGAVMAVATVGGPLLGGLITDTSWLGWRWCFFLPIPFTAIALIVLHRTLDIVSVRRPGTSVDYPGALLIAAGVSVLLVWVTFVGNSFDWISWQTFAMVGASVVLLGVAVWVESVVREPVVPLHVVRRRTPALAILASLAVGMAMFGGAVFLGQYFQIGRGYSPTEAGLLTIPLMFGVLVSSTISGRMVSRSGRVKPYILAGSIVLALGFAALSMVDHETSLVVVGAGMLVVGAGVGMSMQNLVLAVQNTVPLRELGAASGAITFFRSLGGTIGVSVLGAVLANQVTENITTGLAKAGVPVPAGQSSGGASLNMGALPEPIRTIVRAAYGDATGHIFLISACIAVVGILAVLFLPQVRLRDSVDLAEPAAPGADAPAAAESR
- a CDS encoding polynucleotide kinase-phosphatase; amino-acid sequence: MTEISVPELSLVVLVGISGSGKSTFAARHFAPTQVVSSDFCRGLVSDDENDQTATPEAFELLHHIVGIRLRRGLLTVVDATNVQWEARKKLIELARSHDVLADAIVLDVPEEVARARNAARPDRAFGPHVISRQRKELRRSLGKISRDGFRRVHVLRGDEIDDVTITYEKAWTDRTHLTGPFDIIGDVHGCRAELESLLIRLGWQVGPDGAVHPEGRTAVFVGDLVDRGPDTPGVLRLVMGMVEAGTALCVAGNHEQKLVRALDGRKVRVAHGLERSLEQLAAEPEEFRAAARTFMDGLISHYRLDGGRLVVAHAGLKEAYHGRASGRVRAFALYGDTTGETDEYGLPVRYPWANDYRGRAMVVYGHTPVPEPEWVNNTICLDTGVVFGGRLTALRYPERELVSVPAEKVWYEPVRPLAAATPARDPGVLDIGDVDGTRFVETRFGGRIKVAEENSRAALEIMSRFAVDPRWLVYLPPTMAPPETSALDGYLEHPAEAFDEFARAGVTRVVCEEKHMGSRAIAVLARTPEAAARRFGVADGSTGSVYTRTGRPFFDEHMQELVDRLREAAAPLWDELETDWVVLDCELLPWSAKAEGLIRDQYASVGAAARVALPEAVAALEMAAGRGLDVGALLDRTRRRARNAARFRDAYARYCWPVSGLDGVRLAPFQILACEGRATAAAEPHEWHLKTLGLMDSPLVTPTRHLFVSLDSPEEREAAVAWWTALTEAGGEGMVVKPAAHQEGRVQPGVKVRGREYLRIIYGPDYTESLGVLRRRFTGRKRSLALREHALGLEALTRLAEGEPLWRIHEAVFAVLALESEPVDPRL